Sequence from the Metopolophium dirhodum isolate CAU chromosome 2, ASM1992520v1, whole genome shotgun sequence genome:
acatttttttttaaataacaaaataaatagagTTGAATTCTTATGCGTAAATGTACTTTTAGGGACTTGAACGAGGCTTCGTTATTGTGGAATTTGAAAATTCGATATgacaaagaacttatatatgtAAGTATCTGAACTCATTATAACGTACGTGAGCATTGCTcgtttgtcaaaaaaaaaccgtttaaaaaacaaatgacaaaATTGACAGAATCGTTCTGTAAGGACGAATTTTTTTCAGGAACATATTGTAACTGCatctacgtatattatattaatttatcgttgTTTTTTAGACGTATACTGGAAGCATATTAGTGGCAGTGAACCCTTACAAAATGTACGACATGTATGGGTTAGACATGGTGAAAAAATACGAGGGCCAAATTTTAGGAACATTACCACCGTGAGTTCACTCATAACCGATGTGAATTATTTCATcagaaatgataaattattttatgctaatgaacaaaaaatatattaattcggtttttttttcagtcattTGTTCGCAGTTGGTTCCGCAGCTTACGGAATGCTTCCTAGAGGAAATCAAGTCGTCGTAATTTCTGGCGAATCTGGTTCTGGTAAAACGGAATCCACTAAGCTTATTATGCAATATTTAGCAGCTGTTAATAAATCGCCATCCAATCTCATTACTGAACAAATTTTAGAAGCGTCCCCATTACTGGAAAGTTTTGGTAACGCCAAAACTGTGCGTAATGACAATTCATCCCGGTTTGGAAAGTTTTTAGAAGTCCATTTCAAACAGTAAGTGATAGTTttaaatacactataataatagttatataataccaattatcgcattaattgaaaatgttgggTGAAACACGATTACAGacaaacgatattttttttgtgtctaaaaTGACACGaatatgtatacaatgtaaTGCAAAGTTTTCGAGTTGTTGTATCGGTGAAGGAAAGTCCATTTTAAATTCccttcaatttaatttaaaaatcagtaGTTGTGACTAATGTTGGGTATTCATCTAGTCACTTTTCGATTGCAGTTAAGGGTACTTAATATCTGCTGCTCAATTTTTTCGTACTGAGTATCATTATAGATATGCTCACCGATAGACTCACATATGTATTATCAGAAATGCTAGAATACTGGCGAGAGATAGAATCgtttttatttgtacctatatactaaccaataactattatatctatatatataacccatctTTCCGCTTACGTCTAAATCTATATAACTCTGTGTTGACAAAAATTAAGTCTTCGCCACGTTCCAtgaaatcatataattttccataataatgtaaaataaaagtactaaaaaaatgttaattaattccgttttcatcaacattttgataTCAGTTTAGGTGCCTAAATTATGCACTGCATTATGGTActtgattaatttaatatagtttataggtactcataaaCATAGCAGTAATATACAATTCAACTCGtacatgtttataaatttaGAGATGTCATATAACAATTAGTCCGTTATCGTGgatcatttaaaatgtttaaacctttaatttgataaaaattaaaactattattattcaatgattttatttcaaaaataatttatataaaatattgaaatttcagAGGAGTTATATTGGGCGCTAAAGTTACAGAATATCTACTAGAAAAATCTCGAATAGTAACACAAGCTCCAGAAGAACGAAATTATCATGTGTTTTATGAACTATTGGCGGGTCTCGCTGACGAGGAGAAACTTAAATACGGTTTGTTATCAgctgacaaatatttttatttaaatcaaggtGGAAATTGTGAAATTGATGGAAAATATGATGGAGAAGATTTCCAATCACTTATGTCTGCGATGCAAGTTCTTGGATTCACATCGGAAGAACAAGACACAATATTTCGAATACTGGCTTcgggtaaaatataatataaaataacaatattttctatacattttaaatgttattttatgtgtGTATTCGGTTTTATCActtgttaatattgtttatttataaacattctaAAAAGATACAGATACAGTTATtacataaaacttttaaaaaatgtgagATACAGAAGTTGAATTATCCGTTAGTCCATTGAAAAAAACTTTTCCGAAAATTAACGCTTATTCAATATACCATGTTTTGGGTTTTTTCTGTGTAAGTGCTGTATAAAACATATTGAGCTTTTTATATTGACCCAATAACAGCGATTCTAAAAACATACACATACAAGTAGCatgcatcattgtaaaatctacAATAGCCTCCTCtttctgctcagaatctaaaatttattaGACCcgtgttaaattataataaaatcaattatataggGTTCTCGATATGAAAAAAACAAGTCACGCAGACGTAACACATTTTGAATAATGCATATaactacatatattttttatatgcacaCTCGTATCAATATTTGCACTTTAATTACGgacgaaattaatatttatttaaatttgttgtatATAGTTCTACACTTgggaaatgtttattttcatcgTAAACAGCTAAAACACGGACAAGAAGGCGTTGAAATCGGTTCTGATGCAGAAATCAGGTGGACAGGGCATTTGCTCCGATTGGATGTGGATGGTATCAAAGAAGCATTAACGACCAAAACCACTGTTCGTGTTCAATTATTGAcgatcaatttttttagatcaattgtgtttattatttattttctgttttacGCAGGAAGCTCGTAATGAACGTGTGTTGACAGCACTAAATATTGATCAAGCATTGGACGCTAGAGATGCATTTGCTAAGGCATTATACAGTTCACTTTTTACGTGGCTCGTAGCAAGGATTAATCACATTGTATACAAGGGAACTAAAAAGACAACGGCTATATCGATTTTAGATATATTTGGTTTTGAAGATTTCAAGGTAAAGATAAACTAATGCATTTTCCGAACAAGATtgacttattaaaatgttgtttaattACAGGAAAACAGTTTCGAACAATTATGTATTAACTACGCCAACGAAAATTTACAAGTGTACTTCAATAAACACATATTCAAACTAGAACAACAGGAGTACGCAAAGGAAAAAATACAATGGCAAAACATTGCATACAATGTAAacagaatacaataataataaacttacatacggtatattgttttttttgaaatcttAGGTTTGATCGATTATCTATTTTCAGGACAATTTGCCAGTGATTCAGTTGCTATCGAAAAAGCCTGTCGGCATATTGCACCTTCTAGACGACGAGTCTAATTTCCCACGTGCCACCGATGTATCCTTTTTAGAAAAGTGCCATTACAACCACGCGTTGAACGAATTATACTCTAGGCCCAGATTAAATGGTCCAGAATTTGGTGTTCGCCATTATGCCGGACCGGTGTGGTACAACGTCGATGGGTTTCTAGACAAAAATCGCGACACGTTAAGGCCCGATGTCGTGCAACTATTAATATCGAGCTCTTTACCCGTTAGTAttcgtgtacactgtacagtgaTAAAGTTTGAGATTTTTTATGATGTTCATCCTTCCACAATTGCTTATAGATGTTGAGTAAAATGTTCAGCTCTTTACGGAATAATTTTGAAGCTTCAAAAACGTTAAACAAGGCCAACGGCAGATTCGTTACCATGAAGCCAAGAACGCCGACTGTCGCGGCCAGGTTTCATGATTCACTACAACAGCTCTTGGAGTCCATATCTGGGTAAGTTTTTTTACGTGCATTTCAATGTATGTCCTAAACACTGCCATTTCGTGGTTTAGGTGCCATCCATGGTTCGTGCGTTGCATCAAACCAAACTGTGAGAAGGTATCGATGAAATTCGATATGCCCACGGTATTGGAACAACTTCGATATTCGGGAATGTTGGAAACGATACGGATCCGTAAACTGGGGTATCCAGTGCGCATGAAGTTCAGCGAATTCGTAGACAGATATCGCGTTTTGGTGCGAAAACGAAAACTTCCGCCGAAAGGCACGCCAaacaggtatattatactaaatcattaaattattaatcaaaaaaatgtatttatttataaaaaaaattaacttataattagtataatgataatattattaaaaatatattttcttgtcCGGAAATAGAGAAATCTGTCAAGCAATATTGGAAAAACACTCGGACGAATATCAATTAGGCACGAGTCGGGTGTTTCTGCGGGAAAGCCTAGAACGGCACTTAGAACGAGAAAGAGCTGCCATTCTGAACACGGCGGCGATCACACTCCAGCGGAACGTCCGAGGATTCCTTGCCCGGACCAGGTACACCGCAAAAAGGCAGAACGCTATCAAGTTGCAAGCGTCCGTGCGTGGATGGATACAGAGGAGGAGATACGAGACTTTAAAACTTGGTGTGATTAAAGCGCAAGCTACTTTCAGAGGTATACAGCAGCGAAAACGATACAACCAACTGAAGGTATGTACAAATACGATTAGTATACAgttggtaaattatattaaatgtcaattgtgtttaatttaacAGGAGGAAATGAAACGAAAAGCTAACTTGGCGAAAGAGAGGGCGAGAGTGAAGGCCCAAAAGGAAGAACAAGAAAGAAATGCTAGGCCACAAGCGGTACCAAGTCTCAATACATTAGATATCCCAGCGGAACTCgcgttaatatttaataaaatcgaaGGTAAATAGTTTTCAGACTTAATAAAAcctgataattatttaaatttatgtttattgtattatttacctaggttatttgttcatttattttaaacttcacTGTAACGATCCATCGAGAGTGGAAGTCACTTCCAATATTTGCATTCACTTTGTTATTTGTACTcctcttattttgtttttgtgatCTATATAAAATCTTGGTTAGACTTATTTTCCggaatacctaattaaatagttaaatagcgactacattaacaataatggtttaaaacgcttataatttatgtttaaacaaGGCTTCtctaagttttaatttatcttcGATCGATATGTTATTGGTATTTTCTCGTAATACTTGTTAGTGGATAAAACATAAATCTGTAATTTTTAAtgtcaatttgaaaaaataagttctATTCACTATTGGTTTTGTACTtattcatttgaaattaaaacggaatgaaaatattagattttcgTCCATGGCGTAACTATTCATTTTCtataacgtaggtatattaatattcctTTAACTTTTATACGTTcttagaatattaattatatacattatcatTTAGATCTGAGTGGTTTTATCTATCTCTCTCAATACGTGTTACGctcctttttttttatcttacatctattttaattaatttagacaTACTTTGTAGAGGCTGTGTTCAAAGTTTGGAAGGTAGATTTGGACTGCAATTTATACCACTATACACATACAATGAAATAGTTTCTCTTACATCACCTCCCACATATCCTCTGTATCATGctataaaatcgtttttcgacTAGTTTTATCTTATCTAAAATAAAGGGAGGTGAAATTAATTTCCTCTGGCCTAATCCCAGATTAATCTCTAATGTCTGAATGacttttattcttttaaaaataaaaatataggtactatgctGATAATTGTTTGCCCtagtgtaaataaatataattgtctgacaatacgttttataataaGCGCTTGAAAATGTTTACTAATACTTTCGGGTTATAGAATGGCAGCCATTACACAATAAAAGGCAGTTGGTAAAAGTTGTCGGTCCAATCGTTGAAATTCAAGAACAATATACTCTACCGAATGATATTGATCAACATGCATTTTCGAAgttcacaaatatttatttcaaagtaatataatacatatcatataataatatgtttgcaaAGAAcagtatttgaaatatattaattcttGTTTCAGTCGCATGTTTGGGGAATGAAAAAGGAACCCATAAAAACTCCATTCCTCCACAAAAGTAAAGATTCGGATTACATGGATTCGATTgcgattttcaaattaatactaAGATTCATGAACGACGTGTCATTATCTCCCAAAAGAGAACAGGCGCTTGCAGACTACATCATTCACAAAGTatcttatttttgtttatttaatacctaacgatttatttaattatattattaaagatgataatatttaaaaaattacacgATTAACCAGTTGGTTAATGatgtaaaaacattataacCTATTTGTTCCGTAACATTGTAATCGACCGGACATTAATTTCCTAAATATACACCATTATTTTCCGCACATTTTACAAccaattattatgatgttattgCTACATCGACTGATTAACAACGTTAATAgctatttattaaataagaacCTATCGTTGTAACCttgtaggtaataatagtatattatagttttagataTTAAATGTGCATAGAATTGAACCCATAATAGCagcttttaagttttatttattacctacctataaatggAGTATTGTTTAATATCAAATGAAACGTGTCCATAAAAAAACCTAACTctggataataataaaaaaaatgaaatataaaaccaCGGAAACACGTAATAACTGGTAAGAATGTTAAcattattcataaacaaaatattgtgtacattttcGAAATTGACTGATCATTACGTCATTGTTCGTATTACCACCCATTTAcctgtagtataaaatattgtttttatcaataGGTACAAGGCTAtaactttattgttattattattagatgttGGTCGATTTCAGAACTTAGCTATTTTTATCTTGAGGATTATTATTAAAGACTAGATAATGTATCATGGCACATACCCGTGTTGTGCTGCTTAGATTCTCAGTCCTCGAGTATTGGTCACCCATATAAGAAGGCAGTATTATCTAACGGAGTACCTGTCCTGTACACGTTTGTCCGATTTTGTTGATATCATCGTTAATCGTTATCATTAACCAATAACAGTGTTAGATATCTATGCTTACTATATTTGTCTCAATATACATGacatgtatattacattttaaccaaattacttaaatgattttatttatataggtatgttttgtaatttataatcaatatccGAATTTTCTCCTAGGGGTTGGCCAACGAACGGCTGAGGGATGAAATTCTGTGTCAATTGGTGAACCAAACGTGGCGCAACGACGTCGAAGCAAATAACGAAAGATGCTGGCTGCTGATGGCCAGCTGTCTGTCGGCGTTTCCTCCAACCGGACCGCTGTACAAATACTTATtgaagtaaattaaaaacacgctatacaaataataataataagaagaataCTGTTACGAAATCGTAGTCCGTCGTACGGCAATCGTTTAAAACGCATCCCAAAGTCAATTCATTATATCTATGTACATCGTTGCAATTGGTTGGAAAGGTTTTTttgtaagaaaacattttttcccCATTTCTCTACAGGTACGTTTCCGATCACGGTTACGACGGCTACAAAAGCGTGTGCCAGAGAAAGCTGCTGGCAGGGCACACTTGCACGCCGCCGGCCCGGTCTTCGGCTCCATGTCTACTGGAGTGGCGGGCTAACCGGAAGCGGTTCAACACGGCACTGGAATTCGCGATGCCCGACGGCGAGACGATGACCGCCGGCGTCGAATCATGGACGCGGTGTCACTCGGTTGCATCCGCGCTGCTGGCCGAGAGGGGCATCGCCGAGTGCAGCGGATGGACTGTGGCGCTGGACAACGACCAAAGAAACGGGTTCGATTACGTGTTCGACTCCATATCCGAAGTGGAAACGCCGCCTGGATATCCGGTCGGCAGACAGCCGCCCCACTCACCGCAACCGTCGTCGCCGATGACGCCCGTTTCGAAGGTATCGTGTACAATTACTGCGTGTTTCTTACCTTCCGTTTAAATGCGCGCATGTGTCATCTATTATATATCTGATTGTTTTTTACCTTTAAGATAACAGCTTTCAAATAAACTTTCTGTTTCATTTATACACCTATCAACATTGGCTACTCATAAGTATCTTTTTTCCATCGGGTCTTCTTCGATCCCATCTTCCTCCGTGCGGCATACCCCGcacacaatattaattttcttttaaatatttattttattatgttgaaccgttaaaaaaaataataatgtgcaaTATACGCTCACGCACTAATTTCCGTTCGCGTCCTAAAATCGTGTTTTCGATGCCAACAGGTGGAACCCGTGTCCGTGAACCGCAGACCGACCGTGCCGCCACCCCAACCACCAGTGGCGAAACCGgtaagttaaaaagtttgatTTACGACGTCTTATCGTAGATTACCATTATGTGACGTAAAAATGGTTCGATATTGCTCaatgttataacattatattatttggtaataCCGTTTACTAAGACATATTATTTCAGCTTTTATAAGACGAGAAACTATGTTATTCAATTCGTTCTAACGCGtggaataaataaattgtcttCGGTTAATTACGTTCGTCCTAGAAACAAATtcgtaaattgtaaaatgttttctgTTTTAGTTTTTCGTTGGCCCATCTGTACATTATTGTATTCAACTATTATATGAATAGATGAATGATATTCTAAAGAAACGTCCAATAGTACTTATATGTCATTATATAATGAGTTTAGTTCTTAAATTTCGGTGTCTCAAGGCGTTGTGCGTATGCCTTATATACGTTTTATTCGTATATGGTATAGGTAGGCGTTGAATTAATGACAGAAAACAACTAAGTGATCTACTAATgcttatagttatataatagtttaaaggCGTGATACACGTGTTTTACTCGTCGTCGTGGGctattatatctaaaaatacATCTTGTTAGGCTATCTGTTTCTTTGGTTTAAttcttatttcaaatatttagcaAAAAGTAAGATCAGTATCTCGAGATCATAGCGCAGAAAACGGTCTTTCACGGCAGTCTGCTTTAAATGACAGATACTTTGAGAAGACTAGTCGATCCAGAAGTCTCGACAATTTAATAACACCGGTGAGTAATGAAGCCGATCATCATACCTATGTAAGACGTAAACGTAAAATTGCAATATATTTACTACAGGTACCGCAAACCGCAGTTGCTCCAAAAAAACTAGACTCATTGGGCTTATCGCATAGCAAGCTGAACGAGCGATACATGTCAATGGAGCGTATACAAGAAACCGAAAAAGATACAGACAGTGAGGATgagaacgacgacgacgacgatggggacgatgatgacgacgatgatgatgacgacATCGCCAAGTCTGTCGATGACGATAATTTAGAGTCAGTCAGCCAAAGGGGTGAAACGAGAAACTATAACgggtatttttattgtttataataatattatgtcttactACTGTTATtagtgttaaattaataaaacaattattaacgtTTATCGACGTTTATCGAAATGAATCACTATTTTTTGTGAAAACTTTACAGTGCATCATCAGACGTGATGTCCCATAGTCAAATAGATTTCGACTATCCAGATATAAATGCTAGAAGCGAAGACGACAAAGGCTCATACATGAAGGGCCATCccaggtaaataaaaaataaatctcattACTCATAGTAGTGTGATATGCTATATTTATAATCAAGGCAATGATTACTAAATAGCAAACGTGCTTGGATTGGATTAcacaatataaacttaatattgcTGGGTAGTGTTatcgacaaaataataaaaataactgttatTTTTCACAGATTCATCAAATCACAGTATGCGGGCAAACGTGGTTCGCATTCTATTAAATCGCAAATGGATAACAAACATTCTGACAAGTCTGAGGCGAGAAGCTGTGCCATGTCTGATACGAGCGAAGCTCCATCTTTGGGTaactataaaacatattattattaagttgtataatattacagtcatTATAATCAGTCCACCTGACAATGTAATGTGAATAcaaacataactattattacgtGTTTGCTAGCAggatttcagtaaaaaaaaacaaaacgatgCTTACGAATCAAAATAAAACGAATTAATTCAgcaaagagaaaaaaaattaagcatcTAATTGACAATTGTTTTTGCGAATCTTAAGTTTTCCTAAACAAATGAATCCAGTTATATTAGAAATGTATTCAACTTTTTGGCTAACAATATTCCCACAGTCATGTGAATGGTAAACAGACAGTGCTTGCGGGTATTTTGACCTTGCGTTATACATACATGTGTATGGAAATGTAGTACatagtagtattattattattacagttgcATTAAATAAGTGTTATTTCTAAAGACGCGCCGCAGCGTCGATCCAAGACAATTTTCTTTGAATTAAAACGACGCACTAATTTACAGCCTTCCACTTTGTTTTTCCCTTCTTGccacaactataataatattatattattaatgaattatgtCGATTACTGTTTCGGATCAGCTTCGCACGTCAGACGGGTACGCGTGCCGTCGCAGGCGTCGGACGTGGATCAATTCCTCGACGATTTGTTCAATCCAGTTCTGGACCATATGTCTGATGCCAGATCGCTAGCCGCGTCCATCAAAGGTTCGTCGAAGAGCAAGTCCGTGGAAGATTGCGAGTCTTTGGACTCTCGGGACTTTGTCAAGAGGATAAAGGGCGGTGGAGGACGTTCGACAGGAACTAGCCGGGCGTCGAGGTCCAATGAGAGTCCGTCGCAAGACGAAGAATTTGATCCGTCGTCGTTAGACATCTCGATGTTTGCCAGAACCGTGAAGGGTGGTGGTCGGGGCGTCGCTTCCCAGCAACAGGTATTGATATACGATAGATCGTAATGCATTAACGACGGAGAAGAATAACGAGGTGGGCGTTTTGCACCCTATTCCGCGTACGGTAGACACGGAAAGATAGTGTTTCCCTAGCCGTAATCTGTGGCGGGGGCAGTTGCCACCGTGACATATTATAGCGGGGGAAATATATCGTTTTTGCCCATTGTATTAAGCTTTGATTCATTGAATATTAcaacacaaatttttttttgtttttatcattatgCTCGAGCTTGAATTTTTCTGagttagttttatataattattatttatcaactattaatttgtcactaaaatagtttatattgaaagatttataattggtaaattatttgaGGAGTAGAAGGGTGTTACCTGCTCCctcactatatttttaaatacaataagtaaaatatatgtattatattacctccccttaaaaagaaaaagaaaattactCTCGAGTTACGCCACTGGGTGTTTTTCACCCTGTACTAGCATGTGTTGTTGTATTCAATTGTGTCATTACGAGTGTGTCTTTATTGAAAACTGTATGGAATATttcttttctaaatatttatcgTGTACGTTTATGTTTCCGCAGAATGGTTCCGGGCAGTCCGGAAACGCTTCGTTCGGCATGTCGCCACTGATCGGCTCGCCACCAGTGTTGCCCACCATCCTTTCGCCGCCGTCGTTACTCATGCCCCCCATGAACTCACAGAACATGTTCAACACTCCGAACGGCGGTTAGTCTGACGCATTGTTTgcgttcggtttttttttttttttatttctaaatgttaGCAACGACAGCGCGATATACGCAAAAcgataccattattattattattttcatcattaaCGCGGTCGCACAAGACGAAAACAATAGCCTGAGAGAGTTCACATGTAGACGACGGACGCCGCGATGCGTGCGCTCTAAATAAATTTCTCCGGCAGACCCGTTTCCTGCTGGCCACGCACTGTCGACGTCATTCGACGGATCGGCGCGCAACGCCGTCAACGCGTCGCGTACAcaataatgataaacaataataacacaatcacttaataataacatattatcgaGTCCCGTACGTTacggcgataataataataataataattgtattattttgcgaTTTTTTCGCGTTCGCAACGATTGTTGCCGGTTTTTTTACGTTTCGTTTTTACGcccattgttttataataataataataataataataacgataatatggGATTTGATTTTACCGTCGCAGGTCTCGGCGTACCAGCAAACGCGTCCAACAGCACCAGCAACGGGTCGTCGGGCGACAGCATGCTCGCGTACCAGACGAACCTGCACCAGGCGTTCTTGCAATCCGCCATGGCGCAAAACATCCAAATCCAACAGCAAATACTCGCGCAGAATCAGGCCCTCCACCAGTTGCTCCAACAGCAACAGCTTTTGCCACCGGTATGTGCTTCGTTCGAGAACATAATAGGATGTTACTCGTGTGATTCGGAAGTACAGTGTTACATTAGACTACCTACCCGACGTTCGTCatttttacgacatttttttattctcatAATCTACCCGTTATACGCTTATACTATGTCATATTAAGACTTTAATATACGGAGTggtaaatagcttaaaacaacAACCTTATACATTCACTGTTGGAAAATATGCAATAATCAGAATGTTATTTACAGGATGATAAAAACACTATAACAACACAAATAGTTTACCTACTGTTTTCAgggttattatatattattcataatgaatcttaacataaaatacaatttattaatgataaaacagTTATAAATCGGGGGAAAACATTAATTCAATCATCTGTAGTAGTTATaaatatacacgtatatattatcaattatacaagcgtatattaaaaaatattctaggtaggtaccaaataaaacgttatta
This genomic interval carries:
- the LOC132937919 gene encoding unconventional myosin-XV isoform X5, translated to MTGTQVTMSTAQPTLTLSELQKGELVWFDPGVGHVLPGEVLEYHKPAQVLTVQAIIAGKTQIFSLTSPNGVNRRQDLGQNGIEDMIQLTDLNEASLLWNLKIRYDKELIYTYTGSILVAVNPYKMYDMYGLDMVKKYEGQILGTLPPHLFAVGSAAYGMLPRGNQVVVISGESGSGKTESTKLIMQYLAAVNKSPSNLITEQILEASPLLESFGNAKTVRNDNSSRFGKFLEVHFKQGVILGAKVTEYLLEKSRIVTQAPEERNYHVFYELLAGLADEEKLKYGLLSADKYFYLNQGGNCEIDGKYDGEDFQSLMSAMQVLGFTSEEQDTIFRILASVLHLGNVYFHRKQLKHGQEGVEIGSDAEIRWTGHLLRLDVDGIKEALTTKTTEARNERVLTALNIDQALDARDAFAKALYSSLFTWLVARINHIVYKGTKKTTAISILDIFGFEDFKENSFEQLCINYANENLQVYFNKHIFKLEQQEYAKEKIQWQNIAYNDNLPVIQLLSKKPVGILHLLDDESNFPRATDVSFLEKCHYNHALNELYSRPRLNGPEFGVRHYAGPVWYNVDGFLDKNRDTLRPDVVQLLISSSLPMLSKMFSSLRNNFEASKTLNKANGRFVTMKPRTPTVAARFHDSLQQLLESISGCHPWFVRCIKPNCEKVSMKFDMPTVLEQLRYSGMLETIRIRKLGYPVRMKFSEFVDRYRVLVRKRKLPPKGTPNREICQAILEKHSDEYQLGTSRVFLRESLERHLERERAAILNTAAITLQRNVRGFLARTRYTAKRQNAIKLQASVRGWIQRRRYETLKLGVIKAQATFRGIQQRKRYNQLKEEMKRKANLAKERARVKAQKEEQERNARPQAVPSLNTLDIPAELALIFNKIEEWQPLHNKRQLVKVVGPIVEIQEQYTLPNDIDQHAFSKFTNIYFKSHVWGMKKEPIKTPFLHKSKDSDYMDSIAIFKLILRFMNDVSLSPKREQALADYIIHKGLANERLRDEILCQLVNQTWRNDVEANNERCWLLMASCLSAFPPTGPLYKYLLKYVSDHGYDGYKSVCQRKLLAGHTCTPPARSSAPCLLEWRANRKRFNTALEFAMPDGETMTAGVESWTRCHSVASALLAERGIAECSGWTVALDNDQRNGFDYVFDSISEVETPPGYPVGRQPPHSPQPSSPMTPVSKVEPVSVNRRPTVPPPQPPVAKPQKVRSVSRDHSAENGLSRQSALNDRYFEKTSRSRSLDNLITPVSNEADHHTYVRRKRKIAIYLLQVPQTAVAPKKLDSLGLSHSKLNERYMSMERIQETEKDTDSEDENDDDDDGDDDDDDDDDDIAKSVDDDNLESVSQRGETRNYNGASSDVMSHSQIDFDYPDINARSEDDKGSYMKGHPRFIKSQYAGKRGSHSIKSQMDNKHSDKSEARSCAMSDTSEAPSLASHVRRVRVPSQASDVDQFLDDLFNPVLDHMSDARSLAASIKGSSKSKSVEDCESLDSRDFVKRIKGGGGRSTGTSRASRSNESPSQDEEFDPSSLDISMFARTVKGGGRGVASQQQNGSGQSGNASFGMSPLIGSPPVLPTILSPPSLLMPPMNSQNMFNTPNGGLGVPANASNSTSNGSSGDSMLAYQTNLHQAFLQSAMAQNIQIQQQILAQNQALHQLLQQQQLLPPVGPENTSGVWNNSPPKHKSTPTNKSQGLRAGSPHSTFTNVLSELKSRKSSMDSNVGKVTKSSVPPPPPMPPPPDLCDPSEVRPFMDPYGRAKTVRIGKWRWPPPSDGTSNGVPGDMNGFPSHQSFLQFKMSKQQQIQRHKQSQDSSQDGELNGVEWEEYEIQQSEAMKQPSPKEQTEVHKSSYKSLEVGALRPSPGSVGKLRISNEMKHKLEMVTANHSLRSTTSKPRPQAMNNMPTPLPTTGKLDTDRRLLLQQQLAGRWGSVDSVDSQSVVKEDASDVQPNHMIRNQVERIESSGWRLPPPPITPSRSNSFYNQNMKKNSTGPPAPIQPVTREYDQNNMFRNAVPNNYTAEPQHEVEKGPEFNGRPEARIQSPTQNEDGQSTKLLQTPANSYFTYNRVPWKLNIRKEVFTPKESMSSPLVLHLIFCQIVGDMFNKFHSVHARISADEREEMLDLLDRFGVTASNMQTGHHKASTKRSIVELARQWPLYFSRIFPVSCGYQHRDVEYLSIAHGGLHLLRKEENQFQIMQTLTFEDIADVSMGKAGGSVQLTIMSGETIPFHSNRSRQIHSMMSSFWKDAAPLGRLPRQVDEKIRTAEHKGWQQTNTKYSKPTSPYKQHESPPPIHFAADDGKHSLLQFAMYNFRHSSEKFDMLKSANGEINGSLKVIQNSKKKSDDWTWKEQLEMVKYTNVPIPESLLKLDPELDALAIECFECVMRYMGDLPTTPEFTEVKCVYTILMHCHKFESLRDEVYCQLMKQTTNNKTETCQRGWRLLSIVAAYFTCSENLRPFLLKYLETAAYDKRRAFHGTANVCLQNLRKTLRYGGRKNVPSVEEVTAVSAGRNSKRQMYRLPGGSETVVNTKSTTVVADVIAGMCSLINVNDPLEMEEFSLYCIVEGDAFTMPLAADEYILDVTTELHKNQQVFYLIFCRSVWYFPLRLDSQLYVQVLFNQIAPDYLEGLLLVLPFGQLPQDLLYEVCRIAALLHRAADMVQPPTLKETKFLLPKPALMQNEVNPQQLVQMVQNNWPQIETLHSVEAKAQFLEILSKWPLFGSSFFAVKRSGDQQILALNRTGVHFLHIVTHKTLSTVPFSEVISTRKVRAGEGATLYLELKCGNLFQQRVARLQTDQAHEIARLVRQYITMHRHNVGGH